In Actinoplanes lobatus, the DNA window CCTCGGCCACAGCCTCGGCGCCCAGCTCGCGGTCGGACACCAGCTCGGCCACGTCCCGGCGGACGGTGTGGTCACGGTGGGCGGCGCCCTGCCGTACCACCGGCACTACCCGCTCGGCGGCCTGCCGCTGGTGATCCAGGCCGGTGCGGTCGTCCCGCTGCTGACCACCCTGTTCGGCCACCTGCCCAGGCCCGCCTTCGGCGGCCCGGGCGCCCGCACCCTGATGCGCGAGTGGGCCCGGATGGCGCTGACCGGCCGCACCCCGTTCCCGGCACCCGAGCCGGTGCGTAGCCCGTCGCTGCTCGTGGCCTTGGAGGGCGACCGCCTCGCCCCGCCGATGTCGGTCGAGGCCTTCGCCGCCGCCCTGTTCGACCCGTCGGCCGTCACACTCTGGCAGTACCGCCACGCCGACGTCCCGCCGGGCGGCAGCAACGACCACATCGCCTGGGCCCGCAACGCCGGCCCGGTCATCGACCGCATCGCCACCTGGTGGGCCACCGCCGACCGCCGCACCGACGAGATCCTGGCCGGCGACTGACGGCTGCTCTGATCAGGCGGGGCCGTGGATGGGGGCGGTCAAACCGGTCAGGGGGGCTCCGGAACCGCCCCAGGAGAGGGCGACGATCTCGGCGGCGATGGCCACCGCGGTCTCCTCCGGGGTGCGGGCGCCCAGGTCGAGGCCGATCGGGGCGCGCAGGCGGGACAGAGCCGACTCCGGGACACCGGCCTCGCGCAGGCGGCGGAGACGGTCCTCGCAGGTGCGGCGGCTGCCCATCGCGCCGATGTAGCGGGCCGGGGTCCGCAGGGCGACCTCCAGCAGCGGGATGTCGAACTTCGGGTCGTGGGTGAGCACGCACAGGACGGTGCGCTCGTCGATCTCGGTGGATTCGAGGTAGCGGTGCGGCCACTGGACGACCACCTCGTCCGCCTCGGGGAAGCGGGCCTCGGTGGCGAACACGCCCCGGGCGTCACAGACGGTGACCTGGTAGCCGAGGAACTTCCCGATCCGGGCCACCGCCGCGGCGAAGTCGATCGCCCCGAACACGATCATGCGGGCCGGGGAGGCCCAGGACTGGACGAACACCTCGCGCTCGCAGGCCGTCGCGATGGCGCTGCGCCCGTGCGCCAGCAGGCCTCTCGCCTGGGCGGCGGCGATCCGGTCGAGTTCGGGGTCACCGAGGGTCCCGGCGGTGCGGTCGGGCCACACCACGAGCTGGGCGCCGGGCAGGGACACGGTGGCGACCGGGCGGCCGGCGGCGATGTCGGCGAGCACGGCGTCCAGCGAGGACAGCGCGACGTCCGGCTGGATCATGACCTCGATGGTGCCGCCACAGGTCAGACCGACTTCGAACGCGTCGCCGTCGCTCACCCCGTACGTATGTGTCTGTGCCTTTTTGGCATTTATGACTTCCTGCGCGGCCGTGTAGACGGCGCCCTCCACGCAGCCGCCCGAGACACTGCCCAGAACGTCGCCGTGCTCGTTGACGGCCATCGCGGCGCCGGGCCGGCGGGGCGCCGAACGCCACGTGTTCACCACCGTCGCCACGGCGAAGGAGACGCCGGCGGCGCGCCAGGCGATCAGCCCGTCCACGATCTCGCGCATCTGAGCACCTTCCGTGATCATCACGGCCTAGTCAACGCTTGATTAAGAGAACCCTTAGGTCGCTGTTGACAATGGATCCCGGGCACGCGAGGGTCTGCGCGACTTCGCGGGAGGTGCAGGGTGCAGGTGCCGGCTCCGTTCGAATACGAACGTGCCACAAGCGTGGATCAAGCCATTGGACTGTTGGAGCGGCTGGGCAGCTCGGCACGGTTGGTGGCCGGTGGCCACAGCCTGCTGCCGATGATGAAGCTGCGGCTCGCCAACTTCGAATATCTCATCGACATCAACGATCTGCACGGCGAGCTCGGCTACATCAGGCTGAGCGACGACGAGGTGCGCATCGGGGCCATGACCCGGCATCGGGAGCTGCTCGAATCGGACGTGCTGGCCGGCGTCTTCCCGATCTTCGCCGACGCCGAGCGGGTGATCGCCGACCCGGTGGTCCGCAATCGCGGCACCCTGGGCGGATCGCTCTGCCAGGCGGACCCGTCCGAGGACCTGTCGGCGGTGTGCACGACCCTGGACGCGAGCTGCGTGATCCGGGGCCCGGGCGGCGCCGAGCGGGTCGTCACCATGGAGGAGTTCCACGTCGGCCCGTACGAGACGGCCGTCGCGGACAACGAGATCCTCATCGAGATCCGGCTGCCCCGGAAGAATTTCAAGGTCGGCAGCGCGTACGCGAAGGTCGAGCGCCGCGCCGGCGACTGGGCCGTCGTGTCGGCCGGCGCCGCGGTGTGGCTCGACGCCGGCCGGATCGTGGACGCCCGGGTGGGCCTGGCCGCGGTCGGCCCGAACACCACCGGCATCCCGGAGATCTCGGCGGCCCTGCGCGGGCACGAGCCGAGCGAGGAGCTGTACCAGCTGGCCGGGGCGATCGCGGCGCGCAGCTGCGACCCGGTGACCGACACCCGGGGCAGTGCCGACTACAAGCGCCACCTGGCGGACGAGCTGACCCGGCGCACCCTGCGTACCGCCGTCGAACGGGCGAGGAGCTGAACTGATGCAGGTCACGATGACCGTCAACGGGACCGAGTACACCCGTGAGATCGAGGGCCGCATGCTGCTCGTGCACTTCCTGCGCGACGTGCTCGGCCTGACCGGCACCCACTGGGGCTGCGACACGAGCAACTGCGGCGTCTGCGTGGTGTGGCTGGACGGCGAGCCCGTCAAGTCGTGCACCGTGCTGGCGGCGATGGCCGGGGGCCACGAGGTCCGTACCGTCGAAGGTCTTGCCAACGGCGCCGAGCTGGACCCGATCCAGGAGGGCTTCCGGCAGTGCCACGGCCTCCAGTGCGGGTTCTGCACGCCGGGCATGCTGATGACCTGCCGGGCGCTGCTGGACAAGAACCCGGACCCGACCGAGGGCGAGATCCGCGAGGCCATCTCCGGCCAGATCTGTCGCTGCACCGGTTACTCCTCGATCATCCGCTCGGTCCGCTGGGCGGCTGTTCACGAAGCTTCCAAAGAAGAGGCGACGGCCCAGTGACAACGACACAGGACACCAAGCTCACCGAGTTCGAGGACAACGACCAGAACCCGGTCGGCTTCGGCCGGATGCTGCGCAAGGAGGACGCGCGCCTGCTCCGGGGCCGCGGCCGGTTCGTCGACGACGTGCAGCTGCCCGGCATGCTGCACCTGGCGATCCTGCGGTCGCCGTTCGCGCACGCCAGCATCGTCAGCATCGACACCAGCGCGGCCGAGGCGTCGCCCGGGGTGAAGGCGGTCGTCACCGGCGAGACCCTCAAGGGCCTCGGCCTGGCCTGGATGCCGACGCTCTCCAACGACGTGCAGGCCGTGCTGGCCACCGACAAGGTGCGCTTCCAGGGCCAGGAGGTGGCGTTCGTCGTCGCCGAGGACCGGTACAAGGCCCGGGACGCCCTCGAACTGATCGACGTCGAGTACGACGTGCTGGAACCGGTCATCGACGTCCGCAAGGCCCTGGCGCCGGACGCCCCGATCATCCGCACCGACCTCGACGGCAAGGCGGACAACCACGTCTTCGACTGGGAGACCGGTGACGAGGAGGAGACGAACCGGGTCTTCGCCTCGGCGGACGTGGTCGTCAAGGAGGACATCGTCTACCCGCGGGTGCACCCCGCGCCGATGGAGACGTGCGGATCGGTCGCCGACTTCGACCCGGTCGAGGGCAGGCTGCGGCTCTGGTCGACCACCCAGGCCCCGCACGCGCACCGCACCCTCTACGCGATCGTCGCCGGTCTGCCCGAGCACAAGATCCAGGTGATCGCCCCGGACATCGGCGGCGGCTTCGGCAACAAGGTGCCGATCTACCCGGGCTACGTGCTGAGCATCGTCGGCTCCATCGTCACCGGCAAGCCGGTGAAGTGGATGGAGGACCGCTCGGAGAACCTGATCAGCACCGGTTTCGCCCGGGACTACATCATGCGGGCCGAGATCGCGGCGACGGCCGAGGGCAAGATCCTGGCGATCCGTACGAACGTGCTGGCCGACCACGGCGCGTTCAACGGCACGGCCGCCCCGGTGAAGTATCCGGCCGGCTTCTTCGGCGTGTTCACCGGCAGCTACGACCTCCAGGCCGCGCACTGCAAGATGACCGCGGTCTACACGAACAAGGCGCCCGGCGGTGTGGCGTACGCCTGCTCGTTCCGCATCACCGAGGCCGTCTACCTGGTCGAGCGGATCGTCGACACGCTCGCCTACGAGCTCCGGATGGACCCGGCCGAGCTGCGGCTGAAGAACTTCATCCAGCCCGACCAGTTCCCGTACACCACCAAGACCGGCTGGGTGTACGACTCCGGGAACTACGAGCCCACCATGCGCCTCGCCATGGAGATGGCCGGCTACGACGAACTGCGCAAGGAGCAGGCTCTCAAGAGGGCCAAGGGCGAGCTGATGGGCATCGGCATCTCGTTCTTCACCGAGGCGGTCGGCGCCGGGCCGCGCAAGAACATGGACATCCTCGGCCTGGGCATGGCCG includes these proteins:
- a CDS encoding serine aminopeptidase domain-containing protein, translating into MVLVSPAMGIGSRYYRLLVEAFEARGWSARALPRRGFEQGDRPASRGNDWSYADEIQVMAEAVTAARTEAPQRPVIILGHSLGAQLAVGHQLGHVPADGVVTVGGALPYHRHYPLGGLPLVIQAGAVVPLLTTLFGHLPRPAFGGPGARTLMREWARMALTGRTPFPAPEPVRSPSLLVALEGDRLAPPMSVEAFAAALFDPSAVTLWQYRHADVPPGGSNDHIAWARNAGPVIDRIATWWATADRRTDEILAGD
- a CDS encoding XdhC family protein, whose product is MREIVDGLIAWRAAGVSFAVATVVNTWRSAPRRPGAAMAVNEHGDVLGSVSGGCVEGAVYTAAQEVINAKKAQTHTYGVSDGDAFEVGLTCGGTIEVMIQPDVALSSLDAVLADIAAGRPVATVSLPGAQLVVWPDRTAGTLGDPELDRIAAAQARGLLAHGRSAIATACEREVFVQSWASPARMIVFGAIDFAAAVARIGKFLGYQVTVCDARGVFATEARFPEADEVVVQWPHRYLESTEIDERTVLCVLTHDPKFDIPLLEVALRTPARYIGAMGSRRTCEDRLRRLREAGVPESALSRLRAPIGLDLGARTPEETAVAIAAEIVALSWGGSGAPLTGLTAPIHGPA
- a CDS encoding FAD binding domain-containing protein — encoded protein: MPAPFEYERATSVDQAIGLLERLGSSARLVAGGHSLLPMMKLRLANFEYLIDINDLHGELGYIRLSDDEVRIGAMTRHRELLESDVLAGVFPIFADAERVIADPVVRNRGTLGGSLCQADPSEDLSAVCTTLDASCVIRGPGGAERVVTMEEFHVGPYETAVADNEILIEIRLPRKNFKVGSAYAKVERRAGDWAVVSAGAAVWLDAGRIVDARVGLAAVGPNTTGIPEISAALRGHEPSEELYQLAGAIAARSCDPVTDTRGSADYKRHLADELTRRTLRTAVERARS
- a CDS encoding (2Fe-2S)-binding protein; translation: MQVTMTVNGTEYTREIEGRMLLVHFLRDVLGLTGTHWGCDTSNCGVCVVWLDGEPVKSCTVLAAMAGGHEVRTVEGLANGAELDPIQEGFRQCHGLQCGFCTPGMLMTCRALLDKNPDPTEGEIREAISGQICRCTGYSSIIRSVRWAAVHEASKEEATAQ
- a CDS encoding aerobic carbon-monoxide dehydrogenase large subunit — protein: MTTTQDTKLTEFEDNDQNPVGFGRMLRKEDARLLRGRGRFVDDVQLPGMLHLAILRSPFAHASIVSIDTSAAEASPGVKAVVTGETLKGLGLAWMPTLSNDVQAVLATDKVRFQGQEVAFVVAEDRYKARDALELIDVEYDVLEPVIDVRKALAPDAPIIRTDLDGKADNHVFDWETGDEEETNRVFASADVVVKEDIVYPRVHPAPMETCGSVADFDPVEGRLRLWSTTQAPHAHRTLYAIVAGLPEHKIQVIAPDIGGGFGNKVPIYPGYVLSIVGSIVTGKPVKWMEDRSENLISTGFARDYIMRAEIAATAEGKILAIRTNVLADHGAFNGTAAPVKYPAGFFGVFTGSYDLQAAHCKMTAVYTNKAPGGVAYACSFRITEAVYLVERIVDTLAYELRMDPAELRLKNFIQPDQFPYTTKTGWVYDSGNYEPTMRLAMEMAGYDELRKEQALKRAKGELMGIGISFFTEAVGAGPRKNMDILGLGMADGCELRVHPTGKAVVRLSVKTQGQGHETTFAQIIAEELGIPPADIDVLHGDTDNTPFGLGTYGSRSTPVSGAAAALVARKVRDKAKLIASAMLEVSVADLDWVKGAFQVKGDPGKSVTIQEIAFRAHGAGDLPDGVEGGLEAQICYNPSNLTYPHGAYICVVDIDPGTAQVKVRRFIAVDDCGTRINPMIIEGQVHGGLTDGVGMALMEMISFDEDGNCLGASLMDYLIPTALEVPDWETGYTVTPSPHHPIGAKGVGESATVGSPPAIVNAVVDALKPFGVRHADMPLTPSRVWDAMRGQATPPI